In Variovorax sp. OAS795, a single window of DNA contains:
- a CDS encoding LysR substrate-binding domain-containing protein produces the protein MNLIWLDDFLALAATGNFSRAADERHSSQPAFSRRIRALEEWIGADLFDRSTQPATLTEVGEWFAGVAQELNARVARVPGDARKIAEASSVTLRIACTHALSMTFLPRWIRSLESSITLGPVQLMSDVLQRCESLMLQSKVQFVLSHAHPEAQGALDADPYRSARIGEDLLVAVSAPNAAGKPLHRLSRKGATAVPVLSYTEESGLGRIMRAVVSRRLESQAVQVVFTAHLASVLRTMALDGRGIAWLPRTLVEEDIGQGRLVAAAGNDWAVPLEIRLYRDSELLGKAANAFWNASIKV, from the coding sequence ATGAACCTGATCTGGCTTGACGACTTCCTGGCGTTGGCAGCCACGGGCAATTTCTCGCGTGCGGCGGACGAGCGCCACAGCTCCCAGCCTGCCTTCAGCCGCCGCATCCGCGCGCTGGAAGAGTGGATCGGCGCCGACCTGTTCGACCGCAGCACCCAGCCCGCCACGCTCACAGAGGTTGGCGAATGGTTCGCCGGCGTGGCGCAGGAACTGAACGCGAGGGTGGCCCGCGTGCCGGGCGACGCCCGTAAGATCGCGGAGGCCAGTTCGGTCACCCTGCGCATCGCGTGCACGCATGCGCTTTCCATGACATTCCTGCCGCGATGGATTCGCAGCCTCGAGTCGAGCATCACGCTTGGCCCGGTGCAGCTCATGTCCGACGTTCTCCAGCGTTGCGAATCGCTGATGCTGCAAAGCAAGGTCCAGTTCGTGCTGAGCCACGCGCATCCGGAAGCACAGGGCGCGCTCGATGCGGACCCTTACCGCTCGGCCCGGATCGGCGAAGACCTGCTGGTCGCGGTGTCCGCGCCCAACGCCGCCGGCAAGCCGCTGCATCGGCTGTCACGCAAGGGCGCAACCGCGGTGCCGGTGCTGTCGTACACCGAGGAATCCGGGCTGGGACGCATCATGCGTGCCGTCGTGAGCCGGCGGCTGGAATCTCAGGCGGTCCAGGTCGTCTTCACGGCGCATCTGGCCTCCGTGCTCCGGACCATGGCGCTGGATGGCAGGGGCATCGCATGGCTGCCCCGGACGCTGGTGGAGGAGGACATCGGGCAAGGGCGCCTCGTCGCGGCAGCGGGCAACGATTGGGCCGTGCCGCTGGAAATCAGGCTCTACCGCGACAGCGAGCTCCTGGGGAAGGCGGCGAATGCGTTCTGGAATGCGTCGATCAAGGTGTGA
- a CDS encoding mandelate racemase/muconate lactonizing enzyme family protein, which yields MKIVEIREKTIPISSPIRNAYIDFSKMTLSLVAVVTDVIRDGKPVVGYGFNSNGRYGQGKLMRERFIPRIMEADPSSLVDDSGDNLDPHKIWNAMFTNEKPGGHGERSVAIGTIDMAVWDAVAKIEGKPLFQLLADRYGDGKPNRKIFVYAAGGYYYPGQDHGKLKDEMRSYIDRGYTVVKKKIGGASLDEDLRRIDSIMEVLQDGQKLCVDANGRFDLETAIAYAKALSQYDLFWYEEPGDPLDFELQAALRNFYKNPMATGEDLFSMQDARNLIRYGGMRPDRDWLQFDCALSYGLVEYLRTLEMLKEHGWSASRCIPHGGHQMSLNIAAGLGLGGNESYPDLFQPFGGFPDGVKVENSFVTLPDLPGIGFEGKADLYREMQALSA from the coding sequence GTGAAGATCGTCGAAATCCGCGAGAAGACCATCCCCATCAGCTCGCCCATCCGCAATGCCTACATCGACTTTAGCAAGATGACCCTGAGCCTTGTCGCGGTGGTCACCGACGTGATCCGCGATGGCAAGCCCGTCGTCGGCTACGGCTTCAACTCGAACGGCCGCTACGGCCAGGGCAAGCTGATGCGCGAGCGGTTCATTCCGCGCATCATGGAAGCGGATCCGTCGTCCCTGGTCGACGACAGCGGCGACAACCTCGATCCCCACAAGATCTGGAACGCGATGTTCACCAACGAGAAGCCGGGCGGCCATGGCGAGCGCTCGGTGGCCATCGGCACCATCGACATGGCGGTGTGGGACGCGGTGGCCAAGATCGAAGGCAAGCCGCTGTTTCAACTGCTGGCCGACCGCTATGGCGACGGCAAGCCCAACCGCAAGATCTTTGTCTATGCGGCGGGCGGCTACTACTATCCGGGGCAGGACCACGGCAAGCTCAAGGACGAGATGCGCAGCTACATCGACCGCGGCTATACGGTGGTGAAAAAGAAGATCGGCGGCGCCTCGCTCGACGAGGACCTTCGCCGCATCGACTCGATCATGGAAGTGCTGCAGGACGGCCAGAAGCTCTGCGTCGATGCCAATGGCCGCTTCGACCTGGAAACCGCGATCGCCTATGCCAAGGCCCTGTCGCAGTACGACCTCTTCTGGTACGAGGAGCCGGGCGACCCGCTCGACTTCGAATTGCAGGCCGCGCTGCGCAATTTCTACAAGAACCCGATGGCCACGGGAGAAGACCTTTTCTCGATGCAGGATGCGCGCAACCTGATCCGCTACGGCGGCATGCGCCCCGACCGCGACTGGCTGCAGTTCGACTGCGCGCTCAGCTATGGCCTGGTCGAGTACCTGCGCACGCTGGAGATGCTGAAGGAACATGGCTGGTCGGCCAGCCGCTGCATCCCGCACGGTGGCCACCAGATGTCGCTGAACATCGCGGCCGGCCTCGGCCTGGGCGGCAACGAGTCGTACCCCGACCTGTTCCAGCCGTTCGGCGGGTTCCCGGACGGCGTGAAGGTCGAGAACAGCTTCGTGACCCTGCCCGACCTGCCGGGCATCGGCTTCGAGGGCAAGGCCGACCTGTACCGCGAGATGCAGGCGCTTTCGGCCTGA